The Pelmatolapia mariae isolate MD_Pm_ZW linkage group LG10_11, Pm_UMD_F_2, whole genome shotgun sequence genome includes a region encoding these proteins:
- the LOC134635503 gene encoding free fatty acid receptor 2 — protein MEPTTQRCHTALCLSVYVITFVLGFPANVLAFYTFCKKVRQKPTPIDILLLNLTISDLLFLLFLPFKMQEAMNDMMWDMPYALCPLSGFIFYMTIYNSTFFLTAVSVERYLGVAFPIRHTLKRRPVYAVAASIFFWIFSTAQLSIVFIVPFIGHKKSAVPPESLNASAHPSSDSRKLCYENFTESQLNVLLPVRLELCVVLFCIPFLISSFCYINFIRILSKLQHIDRRRRIRAMGMALGTLVVFALCFGPYNVSHIIGFINWKSPAWRDKALLCSTFNACLDPLIFYFSSSAVRGTVGSVMEGVKSRLQGCMSCHLLQALCGGITKTAQDKEHTQEEINAI, from the coding sequence ATGGAGCCCACCACGCAGCGGTGCCACACAGCACTTTGTCTCTCTGTCTACGTCATTACCTTTGTGCTGGGCTTCCCGGCCAATGTATTGGCTTTCTACACTTTTTGTAAGAAAGTAAGGCAGAAACCCACCCCGATTGACATCCTGCTCCTTAACCTGACCATTTCcgacctcctcttcctcctcttcctgcccTTCAAGATGCAGGAAGCAATGAACGACATGATGTGGGACATGCCCTACGCCCTCTGTCCGCTGTCTGGCTTTATCTTCTACATGACCATCTACAACAGCACCTTTTTCCTCACTGCTGTCAGTGTAGAGCGCTACTTGGGTGTGGCTTTCCCCATTCGGCACACTCTGAAGCGGCGACCTGTGTATGCTGTAGCTGCCAGCATTTTCTTCTGGATTTTCTCCACCGCCCAACTTAGTATCGTGTTTATCGTGCCCTTTATTGGCCACAAGAAGTCTGCAGTCCCCCCTGAAAGCCTCAATGCCTCAGCTCACCCTAGCAGCGATAGCAGAAAACTATGCTATGAGAACTTCACCGAGTCTCAGCTGAACGTCCTTCTGCCTGTGCGCCTGGAGCTTTGTGTGGTGCTTTTCTGCATCCCTTTCCTGATTTCTAGTTTTTGCTACATCAACTTCATCAGAATTCTCTCAAAGCTGCAACACATTGACCGGCGCCGGCGCATCCGAGCCATGGGCATGGCTTTGGGAACCCTGGTGGTGTTTGCTCTATGTTTTGGACCCTACAACGTCTCACACATCATTGGTTTTATAAACTGGAAAAGTCCGGCATGGAGAGACAAGGCCCTGCTGTGCAGCACCTTCAATGCCTGTCTAGACCCTCTTATTTTCTACTTTTCTTCCTCTGCTGTGAGAGGGACTGTGGGTAGTGTGATGGAAGGGGTTAAAAGCCGTCTCCAGGGGTGCATGTCTTGTCACCTGCTCCAGGCCTTGTGCGGGGGAATTACCAAGACTGCACAAGATAAGGAACACACGCAAGAGGAGATCAATGCTATCTGA